In Kaistella faecalis, a genomic segment contains:
- the accB gene encoding acetyl-CoA carboxylase biotin carboxyl carrier protein — protein sequence MDIKDIQNLIKFVSKAEVSEVKYKTKDFEITIKTPLGGNEVSYMQQPAVYHTAPQPAASAPAVSSAPAANTPADVAADDDSKFVTIKSPMIGTFYRKPSPDKDVFVNVGDEVSNGKVVCVIEAMKLFNQIESEISGKIVKILVDDATPVEYDQPLFLVDPS from the coding sequence ATGGACATTAAAGACATACAAAATCTGATCAAATTTGTGTCTAAGGCAGAAGTTTCTGAAGTAAAATACAAAACAAAAGATTTCGAAATCACAATCAAAACTCCACTGGGAGGGAATGAAGTGAGCTATATGCAACAGCCGGCGGTTTATCATACAGCACCACAACCAGCTGCATCTGCGCCTGCAGTGTCATCTGCACCTGCCGCAAATACTCCTGCTGATGTTGCTGCTGATGACGACAGCAAATTTGTAACGATTAAATCTCCGATGATCGGAACGTTCTACAGAAAACCATCACCAGATAAGGATGTTTTCGTGAATGTTGGTGACGAAGTTTCTAATGGTAAGGTAGTTTGTGTAATCGAAGCAATGAAGTTATTCAACCAGATCGAATCTGAAATTTCCGGAAAAATCGTGAAAATTTTGGTAGATGATGCGACACCAGTTGAATATGATCAGCCTTTATTCTTAGTAGATCCATCTTAA
- the rpmF gene encoding 50S ribosomal protein L32 — MAHPKRRQSSTRRDKRRTHYKASVPQLAKDATSGEMHLYHRAHWFEGKMYYRGKVVMEKAVETTEED, encoded by the coding sequence ATGGCACATCCAAAGAGAAGACAATCGTCAACAAGAAGAGATAAGAGAAGAACCCACTACAAAGCAAGTGTTCCTCAATTGGCAAAAGATGCAACTTCAGGAGAAATGCACCTTTATCACAGAGCGCATTGGTTCGAAGGAAAAATGTACTACAGAGGTAAAGTAGTAATGGAAAAAGCAGTAGAAACTACAGAAGAAGATTAA
- a CDS encoding YceD family protein → MDKLRNYDIVFSGQRNGRHEFQFEIDKAFFQLFDTEQEFTEPKIVADVLMDKHTTFLEVNIKTSGTVNLVCDITNENFTHPIENDLNVLVKFGAEYDDSEEDVITIPMTDHAFNVAQLIYEVVMLAIPMKKISPNVSEEDLEILEKFSPKDETEEEPESDPRWEALKKLKDKN, encoded by the coding sequence ATGGACAAGTTAAGAAACTACGATATCGTGTTTTCGGGACAAAGAAACGGTAGACACGAGTTCCAATTTGAGATAGATAAAGCGTTCTTTCAACTTTTCGATACTGAACAGGAATTTACAGAACCTAAAATAGTTGCTGATGTTTTAATGGATAAACACACCACTTTTTTAGAAGTTAACATTAAAACTTCCGGAACGGTAAATTTAGTTTGTGATATCACGAACGAAAATTTTACCCATCCTATAGAAAATGATTTAAATGTTCTGGTAAAATTCGGTGCAGAATATGATGACAGCGAAGAAGATGTGATTACCATTCCGATGACCGATCACGCATTCAATGTTGCGCAGTTAATCTACGAAGTCGTAATGCTTGCCATACCGATGAAGAAGATTTCGCCGAATGTTTCTGAAGAAGATTTAGAAATCCTTGAAAAATTCAGTCCGAAAGACGAAACAGAAGAAGAACCGGAAAGCGATCCCCGATGGGAAGCTTTAAAGAAGTTAAAAGATAAAAATTAA
- the pdxA gene encoding 4-hydroxythreonine-4-phosphate dehydrogenase PdxA, translating into MSAKHHKVRVGISIGDFNGIGPEIIMKSLKDKAITDFFTPIIFGSGKLFTYQKNIFKLQHNFNYITDATQAVGDKINMVNLTKENVNVDLGKPTEESTKMAIDSLEAATISLMNGEIDVLVTAPINKDEMMKHGFAHAGHTGYLEEKFGRKGLMFLVTDDLKVAVSTHHIPISQVAESISKEKIKKQIKMLNQCLIEDFQIARPKIAVLGLNPHSGDGGVIGREEIEIISPAIKELFDNGILTFGPFPADSFFQPGKYKNYDAVLAMYHDQGLAPFKTLAYEEGVNYTAGLPFIRTSPDHGVAYDIAGQNIADEQSFTEAIFMAIKIFKNRREYNELVTNRMQPRRNASGNGVDEDLPQEKNS; encoded by the coding sequence ATGAGTGCTAAACACCATAAAGTAAGGGTAGGAATTTCGATCGGTGATTTCAATGGGATTGGCCCGGAAATCATCATGAAATCTCTAAAAGATAAAGCAATTACCGATTTCTTCACGCCCATTATTTTTGGTTCAGGGAAACTCTTTACCTATCAGAAAAACATTTTTAAACTTCAGCATAATTTTAATTATATCACAGATGCCACACAGGCAGTTGGGGATAAAATTAATATGGTAAACCTTACGAAGGAAAACGTAAATGTTGATTTGGGTAAGCCTACCGAAGAATCTACCAAAATGGCGATCGATTCTTTAGAAGCCGCTACTATCTCTTTGATGAACGGTGAAATTGATGTTTTAGTTACTGCGCCTATTAATAAGGATGAAATGATGAAGCATGGTTTCGCGCACGCCGGACACACTGGTTATCTCGAAGAGAAGTTCGGAAGAAAAGGGCTTATGTTTTTAGTTACTGATGATTTGAAGGTAGCTGTTTCTACTCATCATATTCCGATTTCGCAGGTTGCAGAAAGTATTTCAAAAGAAAAAATAAAGAAACAGATCAAAATGCTGAATCAGTGTCTGATCGAGGATTTTCAGATTGCAAGACCTAAGATTGCAGTTTTAGGGTTGAATCCTCATTCCGGCGACGGTGGGGTGATCGGCAGAGAAGAAATCGAAATTATTTCTCCTGCAATTAAAGAACTTTTTGATAACGGAATTTTGACGTTCGGGCCTTTTCCGGCAGACAGTTTCTTCCAGCCGGGGAAATATAAGAATTACGATGCGGTTTTGGCCATGTATCACGACCAGGGTTTGGCGCCCTTTAAAACACTTGCTTATGAAGAAGGAGTGAATTATACAGCCGGATTGCCATTTATAAGAACTTCACCCGATCACGGTGTTGCCTACGATATCGCCGGACAGAACATTGCCGACGAGCAGAGTTTCACCGAAGCTATTTTTATGGCGATAAAGATTTTTAAAAACCGAAGAGAGTACAATGAATTGGTGACCAACCGCATGCAGCCACGGCGAAATGCTTCAGGGAACGGTGTTGACGAGGATTTACCACAGGAAAAAAACAGTTAG
- a CDS encoding riboflavin synthase, whose translation MFTGIIEATATLEKIEHSGDNINFTLSCPFTQELKIDQSLAHNGCCLTVVEITDTGYSVTAIAETLEKTNLGKWNVGTEVNLERCLKWDGRLDGHIVQGHVDKTGTVEKIEDKDGSFFITIQYDETDDYVTVPQGSITVNGISLTVASSGSGKFSVAIIPYTWEFTNMKNLQPGDMVNLEFDIIGKYVTKLMKKNALL comes from the coding sequence ATGTTTACAGGAATCATTGAAGCGACCGCCACCCTTGAAAAAATTGAACACAGTGGCGATAATATTAACTTTACCCTCAGCTGTCCTTTTACCCAGGAATTGAAGATCGATCAAAGCCTTGCTCATAATGGCTGTTGCCTTACCGTTGTAGAAATTACAGATACCGGCTACAGTGTTACTGCAATTGCAGAGACTTTAGAAAAAACCAATCTGGGGAAATGGAATGTAGGAACTGAGGTTAATTTGGAACGCTGTTTGAAGTGGGATGGAAGACTGGATGGACATATTGTTCAGGGCCATGTAGACAAAACCGGAACCGTAGAAAAAATTGAAGACAAAGACGGAAGTTTTTTTATTACCATTCAGTATGATGAGACAGATGATTATGTTACCGTTCCACAGGGATCTATAACGGTAAACGGCATCAGCTTAACGGTAGCTTCCAGCGGTTCAGGTAAATTTTCAGTAGCGATAATCCCATACACATGGGAATTCACGAATATGAAAAATCTGCAGCCGGGCGATATGGTAAATCTGGAATTCGACATTATAGGAAAATATGTAACGAAACTGATGAAAAAAAATGCCCTTCTCTAA
- a CDS encoding sensor histidine kinase, whose amino-acid sequence MPFSKYKGYSLRNKVFWGFLLICLLSTVSSSILSYFILRNNAVEQSRTDLQKKSEALMSALDYAVSHKQAQTSDLPGILANDIFEIADINNQDIIIYDLSGKFLISNKDYNLISQKEIPVEIANRVLKSDSRVDFQTYDKKIDANVSSSYMILRNNMLEPIAIVFFPFYHNDSAYFSVFNKYVNYIVVLTLFIIAISVWLSWVISNNLTRAVTKFSDKINQITLFEDDPKPIKYYHNDELNQLVKAYNKMILQIQEQKQRLSFKEKEEAWREMAKQVAHEVKNPLTPMKLTIQNFERKFDPADPEIRDKVKHLSRTLVDQIDLVATVASAFSQFAQLPEKNNEIFDLNKEIRNIINVFSDEKIYFHSNKDQIMMEMDKIYLSRIITNLVANARQAKHDDRENIINLDVEQRQKRVIITVDDNGTGIPEELYDRIFEPNFTSKTSGTGLGLTMVRKMVEDYKGEISVKSEVGKGTTFTISLPTNM is encoded by the coding sequence ATGCCCTTCTCTAAATACAAAGGTTATAGCTTACGAAATAAAGTCTTTTGGGGCTTTCTGCTGATCTGTTTGCTCAGTACCGTAAGTTCATCCATCCTTTCTTATTTTATTTTGCGCAATAACGCGGTGGAACAAAGCCGTACTGATCTTCAGAAAAAATCTGAAGCGTTAATGTCAGCACTGGACTATGCGGTAAGCCATAAACAGGCTCAGACGAGCGATTTACCCGGGATTTTAGCAAATGATATTTTCGAGATTGCAGACATCAACAATCAGGATATTATTATATATGACCTTTCCGGAAAATTTTTGATCTCCAACAAAGATTATAATCTCATCAGCCAAAAAGAGATTCCGGTAGAAATCGCTAACCGGGTGTTGAAAAGTGACAGCCGGGTTGATTTTCAGACTTACGACAAAAAGATCGACGCAAACGTTTCCTCCTCATATATGATTTTGAGAAACAATATGCTGGAGCCGATTGCAATCGTCTTTTTCCCTTTCTATCACAACGACAGTGCTTATTTCAGTGTATTCAACAAATATGTAAATTATATTGTTGTTCTTACCCTTTTCATCATTGCAATATCAGTTTGGCTGAGTTGGGTTATTTCGAATAATCTTACCAGAGCTGTAACCAAATTTTCAGATAAAATCAATCAGATTACTCTTTTCGAAGACGATCCTAAACCTATTAAATATTACCATAATGATGAACTGAATCAACTTGTTAAAGCATATAACAAAATGATTCTGCAGATTCAGGAACAGAAACAGCGGCTGAGTTTCAAAGAAAAAGAAGAAGCGTGGCGGGAAATGGCCAAGCAGGTAGCTCATGAAGTGAAGAATCCTCTAACTCCTATGAAACTCACGATACAGAATTTTGAAAGAAAATTTGATCCCGCCGACCCTGAGATCCGTGACAAAGTAAAGCACCTTAGCCGCACGCTGGTGGATCAGATTGATCTCGTTGCCACAGTAGCAAGTGCATTTTCGCAGTTTGCACAACTCCCGGAGAAAAACAATGAAATATTTGATTTAAATAAAGAGATCAGAAATATTATCAACGTATTCAGCGACGAAAAAATTTATTTCCACTCAAATAAAGATCAGATTATGATGGAAATGGATAAGATTTACCTTTCCAGAATCATCACCAACCTGGTAGCAAACGCCAGACAGGCAAAACATGATGACCGCGAGAATATCATAAACCTCGATGTAGAACAGCGACAAAAGAGAGTCATCATTACTGTGGATGACAACGGAACGGGAATTCCCGAAGAACTGTACGACAGAATTTTCGAGCCTAACTTCACCTCTAAAACCAGTGGAACCGGACTAGGATTAACCATGGTAAGAAAAATGGTTGAAGATTACAAAGGCGAAATTTCTGTAAAATCGGAAGTAGGGAAAGGCACTACTTTCACGATATCGCTTCCGACCAATATGTAG
- a CDS encoding tRNA1(Val) (adenine(37)-N6)-methyltransferase: MKPFHFKQFSVQQSAKVFRVGTDGVLLGASASVQNARKILEIGTGTGLIALMVAQRNAEAIITAIEINEYAAAIAAENFRSSPFYNRLKVLQQDFKSYNVKDKFDIIISNPPYFEINPSEKDILARQQTELSFGDLISNASQILSESGTFSVIIPFDAGNDFEKRCRKEGLFLVRKNTIFGIQNASPKRLILEFGFENKKITETELVIEKSPRRYSDDYLALTQDFHVFGK, encoded by the coding sequence ATGAAACCTTTTCACTTCAAACAATTCAGCGTACAGCAGTCTGCAAAGGTATTCCGTGTGGGGACAGACGGTGTTTTGCTGGGCGCTTCTGCTTCGGTTCAGAATGCAAGAAAAATTTTGGAAATCGGAACCGGAACAGGTCTGATTGCTCTAATGGTTGCGCAGCGAAATGCGGAAGCCATCATAACTGCTATTGAAATTAATGAGTACGCAGCTGCAATTGCAGCCGAAAATTTCAGATCCTCTCCTTTTTATAACAGGTTAAAAGTTCTTCAGCAGGATTTCAAATCTTATAACGTCAAGGATAAATTTGACATAATCATTTCGAACCCACCGTATTTTGAAATAAACCCTTCCGAAAAGGATATCTTGGCCAGGCAGCAAACTGAACTTTCCTTTGGGGATTTGATATCTAATGCATCGCAAATTCTGTCGGAAAGCGGAACATTTTCGGTTATTATTCCCTTTGATGCCGGTAATGATTTCGAAAAAAGATGTCGTAAAGAGGGCTTGTTTCTGGTTAGAAAGAACACCATTTTTGGAATCCAAAACGCATCCCCGAAACGACTGATTCTGGAGTTTGGATTTGAAAATAAAAAAATTACTGAAACCGAATTGGTGATCGAAAAATCTCCCCGAAGGTACAGCGACGATTATCTCGCCCTGACGCAGGATTTTCACGTTTTCGGAAAATAG